In a single window of the Elaeis guineensis isolate ETL-2024a chromosome 4, EG11, whole genome shotgun sequence genome:
- the LOC105043860 gene encoding protein PARALOG OF AIPP2 isoform X2 — protein sequence MRKLADRPLKELYDRTERISAPEAFLQGSCRIQGPVDESDHEFQRMNVGFLQSEKSYMFIDDGLQMRAESGTCNVCFAPCSSCMHRNMSAMMSKVECGFSDSICERKETDSCSFIGVDELPPTKSRACDNQQHAASDTSNLISTSSSHDSYSENAESKATLRASALYDASEDVDMPPKVSLGDAAEEDQPLRKATGTSHRLNPSCCHSASDSHLGMFLHRDEEQRGLECHGDNLSCITGVRDANTPACYRNVDLDKKDTSCSSASTYDLLAKENEMEVQVDACHGSHHHEIEASESKSRELSTCPLESSWKKSSSGSSVNAAFSHKSDPVELPPTKKELSTKMLSSHPHSQSGCVDCSLDSKDLEGYLTSQHQEEPSECSMNDVKSSPGGPLVSTSIDGQKSAALPSYEDSKLSQIRGDSSSRALKNHDSCLETEAAMDGENPSDEATKCRNTCEQFGKNGSLLEASNVQGPDMQQHLITKVENSESDSGLDDVKVCDICGDAGVEELLATCSRCSDGAEHTYCMRIKLDKIPEGEWLCEECQLKEDAENKKTDKSDSVSGTSKVDILKEKSQNFGSNLNPKSVPKLDIEAIDTEVRGSTKGMQSPQKSAQRHADSPEVTSMNSRMIPEIGGGSIGISSPRKNAVMSRESSFKSLDFGKVKPTNLAPSFKGQTTNGSQAISRSHTSSSNASKVQAQLNSTRGPLSKQLSFDNSYMRPKVKQLINNSPRKQKIMREAVSSNGRKDVIVKTMTKSASFKCVSSGLSNTESLNKTQSLKSPRSDEPGGWKPVKERNMMERKNSFVLDHPSGASTAKMDLKISQHSGNLSNTSEQDILSIKKGLENPNDLGTNMSLEDFVTGRTEVKKQTSNSFKRYELCNPEDQRPFQVVPREGSCTNPIAIDRSHGDADSVLQRSMSLVRESFPREDKSRDSTHSSSSRQAASSGSRVFRCHKCNETGHATQFCPINKLRISALKPAADRSLRVSINKSNKWKDAIEAAKTKTQNRNKLSDQSECSTPSTEVSCEAASKDLQSNSSGLKALPLEGTSDGKAVLRSFDANFGRREPVIDMQQAKHPVEASYLSKASDSNAILTNTDSSNAKPSTQILHDQSSLLANPFGASVIPEQENIWQGGFEVLRTGGLPEFFDGIQAHLSTCASPNVLEVVSQFPCKLQLDEAPCFRLWPLQFQGISPKEDNIAIYFFAKDIESYERTYGKLLEDMLKNDLALRGNINEVEILIFPSNKLPENCQRWNMLFFLWGVFRGRTECSKILPDLQKQACQFKLSTDTLVQEFSSPLFEASTSRKINSHESSVKELSRNISHEGSDKELSRNNRSVNMEAMKSNIWVDLQPISSSGIKDEICNTKESSFVQNTSCQLASGSISLSCSSDSRGQLCSLLGTCPEPDLQMSTKDFCPALKGEAMYLEKSGSDIDGKAPVRIHATSIENLNSVLPTQAISSYFGQDGEGRGNGEKMRGKEGSMKHEASIDNELQEHLMEIDHLSWESRPSRKRAYSSSIDIVTRASGEPSKSTDEIILWSERANFISLEGEKRCKKMRSCSEIHANSSSRDENTTNNLSSKVHPLLSGYVNEQQHVHGFYSGTGMTENPRSAEKFFFPADSGPVRNVVSENLTHVLYSEDEGMPESSSPDLELALGGKKKSSEKEVLSLLFPLGDRQGSQEELPGPAVDDEDDMSAALSLSLAFPGTEKKQKDKTILRTEQLLPERPCVNTSLLLFGRFIGT from the exons ATGAGGAAGCTTGCGGACCGGCCTCTGAAAGAGCTCTATGATCGCACCGAAAGGATCTCGGCACCGGAGGCAT TCCTGCAAGGGAGTTGTCGCATCCAAGGACCTGTTGATGAGTCGGACCACGAATTTCAAAGGATGAACGTG GGTTTTTTACAATCTGAAAAAAGCTATATGTTTATAGACGATGGCCTTCAGATGAGGGCAGAATCTGGGACATGCAATGTGTGCTTTGCTCCTTGCTCCTCTTGTATGCATCGTAATATGTCAGCCATGATGTCAAAAGTTGAATGTGGGTTTTCTGACAGTATCTGTGAGAGAAAAGAAACTGATAGTTGTTCATTCATTGGTGTTGATGAGTTGcctcccactaagagcagagcaTGTGATAACCAACAACATGCAGCTAGTGACACAAGCAATTTAATAAGCACAAGCTCGAGCCATGATTCATATTCTGAAAATGCCGAAAGTAAAgcaactctgagagcttctgctTTGTATGATGCATCTGAAGATGTTGACATGCCTCCAAAAGTGTCTTTAGGTGATGCGGCAGAAGAAGATCAGCCTCTTCGAAAGGCTACTGGGACTAGTCACAGGCTAAATCCCTCATGCTGCCACTCTGCATCTGATTCGCACCTTGGGATGTTTTTACATCGAGATGAAGAGCAGCGTGGACTAGAATGCCATGGGGATAATTTGTCATGTATCACTGGAGTCAGAGATGCCAATACTCCAGCCTGTTATCGGAATGTCGACCTAGACAAGAAAGATACATCATGTAGTTCTGCATCGACCTATGatttacttgctaaagaaaatgagATGGAGGTACAGGTGGATGCCTGTCATGGATCTCATCATCATGAAATAGAAGCAAGTGAAAGTAAATCAAGAGAACTAAGCACATGCCCTCTGGAATCTTCATGGAAGAAGAGCTCAAGTGGTAGCTCTGTAAATGCTGCCTTTTCTCACAAGTCTGACCCTGTAGAGTTACCTCCCACAAAAAAAGAATTGTCTACCAAAATGCTGTCTTCACATCCCCATTCCCAAAGTGGATGTGTCGACTGTAGTCTTGATTCTAAGGATTTGGAAGGATATCTAACTTCTCAACATCAAGAAGAGCCTTCTGAATGCTcaatgaatgatgtcaaatcttcACCTGGAGGACCATTGGTTTCCACAAGTATTGATGGGCAGAAGTCTGCTGCACTCCCAAGTTATGAAGATAGTAAACTGAGTCAAATCAGAGGTGACTCCTCTTCGAGGGCTTTAAAGAACCATGATTCATGCCTTGAAACTGAAGCTGCCATGGATGGTGAGAATCCATCAGATGAAGCTACTAAATGCAGGAACACTTGTGAGCAATTTGGAAAGAATGGTTCCTTATTGGAGGCATCGAATGTGCAAGGGCCTGACATGCAACAGCATCTGATTACTAAGGTGGAAAATTCTGAATCAGACAGTGGATTAGATGAT GTAAAGGTATGTGATATATGTGGGGATGCAGGTGTGGAAGAACTTCTGGCTACATGTAGTAGATGCAGTGATGGTGCAGAGCACAC TTATTGCATGCGAATTAAGTTGGACAAAATTCCAGAAGGTGAATGGTTATGTGAAGAATGCCAACTCAAGGAGGATGCTGAAAACAAAAAAACGGATAAATCTGATTCAGTTTCTGGAACATCAAAAGTAGATATCTTGAAAGAAAAGAGtcagaattttgggagcaatttgaACCCTAAAAGTGTACCTAAGTTGGATATTGAAGCCATTGATACAGAAGTGAGAGGGTCTACTAAAGGAATGCAAAGTCCACAAAAATCAGCCCAGAGGCATGCAGACAGCCCGGAGGTTACTTCAATGAACAGCAGAATGATCCCTGAAATAGGTGGTGGGTCCATAGGAATATCCAGTCCAAGGAAAAATGCTGTCATGTCTCGAGAGAGTTCATTTAAGAGCCTGGATTTTGGAAAGGTAAAGCCAACCAACCTGGCTCCATCTTTCAAAGGTCAGACAACAAATGGTTCCCAGGCTATCTCCCGCTCACATACCTCAAGCTCTAACGCATCAAAGGTTCAAGCACAACTTAACTCAACTAGAG GGCCACTTTCAAAGCAGCTTTCATTTGACAACTCGTACATGAGGCCAAAGGTCAAACAGTTGATCAACAATTCACCTCGGAAGCAAAAAATTATGAGAGAAGCTGTTTCTAGCAATGGTAGGAAGGATGTAATAGTCAAAACAATGACGAAGTCTGCATCATTCAAATGTGTAAGCTCAGGCCTCTCCAATACTGAATCATTAAATAAAACCCAATCACTTAAATCACCTCGATCTGATGAACCTGGAGGCTGGAAACCTGTGAAAGAAAGGAATATGATGGAAAGGAAGAATTCTTTTGTTCTAGATCATCCTTCTGGCGCATCTACTGCAAAGATGGATCTGAAGATTTCACAGCATAGTGGAAACTTAAGTAATACGTCTGAACAGGACATACTCAGCATCAAAAAGGGACTAGAAAATCCTAACGATTTAGGTACAAATATGTCTTTAGAGGACTTTGTAACTG GACGTACTGAAGTGAAGAAGCAGACATCAAATTCTTTTAAAAGATATGAATTGTGCAATCCTGAGGATCAAAGGCCATTCCAAGTTGTCCCTAGGGAAGGTTCTTGCACAAATCCCATTGCTATTGATAGATCACATGGTGATGCTGACTCAGTACTGCAGCGCAGTATGTCTCTGGTTCGAGAATCCTTCCCTCGAGAAGATAAAAGCAGGGATTCTACTCATTCTAGCAGTTCAAGACAGGCTGCTTCAAGTGGAAGTCGAGTATTTCGTTGTCATAAATGTAATGAAACAGGTCATGCAACTCAGTTTTGCCCAATCAACAAACTTCGCATATCTGCTCTTAAACCTGCTGCTGATAGAAGTTTAAGAGTAAGCATTAATAAAAGCAATAAATGGAAAGACGCAATTGAAGCAGCAAAAACTAAAACACAGAATAGAAATAAATTGTCAGACCAGTCTGAGTGTTCAACACCGAGTACTGAAGTGAGTTGCGAAGCAGCTTCCAAAGATCTCCAGTCAAATTCAAGTGGTCTGAAGGCCTTGCCTCTGGAAGGGACATCTGATGGGAAAGCTGTTTTGAGAAGCTTTGATGCTAATTTTGGCAGAAGAGAACCTGTGATTGACATGCAGCAAGCTAAACACCCTGTTGAAGCCTCATATCTTTCTAAAGCAAGTGATTCCAATGCCATTCTTACCAATACTGATAGTTCAAACGCGAAGCCTTCAACTCAAATTTTGCACGATCAATCTTCTCTACTTGCAAACCCATTTGGTGCTTCAGTAATCCCTGAACAAGAAAATATATGGCA AGGTGGTTTTGAGGTGCTTAGGACTGGAGGGCTTCCTGAATTTTTTGATGGGATTCAAGCTCACCTGTCAACTTGTGCGTCACCTAATGTGCTTGAAGTGGTCAGCCAGTTTCCTTGCAAACTGCAACTAGATGAAGCTCCTTGCTTTAGGTTGTGGCCGTTGCAATTTCAGGGAATTAGTCCTAAGGAAGATAATATTGCCATTTATTTCTTTGCCAAAGATATCGAGAG TTATGAAAGGACTTATGGGAAGCTGTTGGAAGATATGCTTAAAAATGATTTAGCCCTTAGAGGGAATATCAATGAGGTTGAGATTCTTATTTTCCCATCAAATAAACTACCAGAAAACTGCCAAC GTTGGAATATGTTATTCTTCCTCTGGGGTGTCTTCAGAGGAAGGACAGAGTGCTCAAAAATCCTGCCTGATTTACAGAAGCAGGCTTGTCAGTTCAAGTTAAGCACAGATACCTTGGTGCAAGAATTTTCTTCCCCTCTCTTTGAAGCTTCTACCTCTCGGAAAATAAATTCCCATGAGAGTTCAGTTAAGGAATTATCTAGGAATATTTCCCATGAGGGTTCAGATAAGGAATTATCCAGGAATAATAGATCAGTCAACATGGAAGCAATGAAATCCAATATTTGGGTGGATTTGCAGCCTATTTCTTCTTCTGGTATTAAGGATGAGATCTGCAACACAAAGGAGTCTTCTTTTGTTCAAAATACTTCATGTCAGCTAGCTTCAGGTTCGATCTCTCTAAGCTGCTCGTCAGATAGCCGAGGCCAGCTGTGCAGCTTGCTTGGTACTTGTCCAGAGCCTGACCTTCAGATGAGTACCAAGGACTTCTGCCCTGCATTGAAAGGGGAGGCCATGTACCTG GAGAAATCTGGTAGTGACATTGATGGCAAAGCCCCAGTACGCATTCATGCAACTAGCATAGAAAATCTGAACAGTGTATTGCCTACACAAGCAATTTCTTCATATTTTGGACAAG ATGGTGAAGGAAGAGGAAACGGTGAAAAAATGAGGGGGAAAGAAGGATCAATGAAACATGAAGCTAGTATAGATAATGAGCTGCAGGAACAcctgatggagatcgaccacCTCAGCTGGGAGTCGAGGCCTAGCAGGAAACGTGCATACTCATCTTCCATAGATATAGTTACACGTGCTTCTGGTGAACCCTCGAAGAGCACTGATGAAATAATTCTTTGGAGTGAGAGAGCAAACTTCATTTCTCTTGAAGGTGAAAAAAGATGCAAGAAGATGAGGAGTTGCAGTGAGATACATGCTAATAGTAGTTCTAGGGATGAAAATACAACTAATAATTTATCATCTAAGGTACATCCTTTGCTATCTGGCTATGTCAATGAGCAGCAACACGTTCATGGTTTCTACAGTGGAACAGGGATGACTGAGAACCCAAGGAGTGCTGAAAAGTTTTTCTTTCCTGCGGATTCAGGTCCTGTCAGAAATGTTGTATCAGAGAACCTCACACATGTTCTTTATTCAGAGGACGAAGGCATGCCAGAGTCCAGTAGTCCAGATCTTGAACTAGCACTTGGGGGCAAGAAGAAATCATCGGAAAAGGAAGTCTTGTCATTGCTTTTCCCTTTGGGTGACAGACAAGGCAGCCAAGAAGAACTCCCAGGTCCTGCAGTGGATGATGAAGATGATATGTCAGCAGCACTGTCTCTATCCCTCGCCTTTCCTGGCACAGAGAAGAAACAAAAGGACAAAACTATTTTAAGAACGGAGCAGCTTTTGCCAGAGAGGCCTTGCGTTAATACTTCTTTGCTTCTATTTGGCAGGTTTATTGGCACTTGA
- the LOC105043860 gene encoding protein PARALOG OF AIPP2 isoform X3, with amino-acid sequence MRKLADRPLKELYDRTERISAPEITPVLQGSCRIQGPVDESDHEFQRMNVGFLQSEKSYMFIDDGLQMRAESGTCNVCFAPCSSCMHRNMSAMMSKVECGFSDSICERKETDSCSFIGVDELPPTKSRACDNQQHAASDTSNLISTSSSHDSYSENAESKATLRASALYDASEDVDMPPKVSLGDAAEEDQPLRKATGTSHRLNPSCCHSASDSHLGMFLHRDEEQRGLECHGDNLSCITGVRDANTPACYRNVDLDKKDTSCSSASTYDLLAKENEMEVQVDACHGSHHHEIEASESKSRELSTCPLESSWKKSSSGSSVNAAFSHKSDPVELPPTKKELSTKMLSSHPHSQSGCVDCSLDSKDLEGYLTSQHQEEPSECSMNDVKSSPGGPLVSTSIDGQKSAALPSYEDSKLSQIRGDSSSRALKNHDSCLETEAAMDGENPSDEATKCRNTCEQFGKNGSLLEASNVQGPDMQQHLITKVENSESDSGLDDVKVCDICGDAGVEELLATCSRCSDGAEHTYCMRIKLDKIPEGEWLCEECQLKEDAENKKTDKSDSVSGTSKVDILKEKSQNFGSNLNPKSVPKLDIEAIDTEVRGSTKGMQSPQKSAQRHADSPEVTSMNSRMIPEIGGGSIGISSPRKNAVMSRESSFKSLDFGKVKPTNLAPSFKGQTTNGSQAISRSHTSSSNASKVQAQLNSTRGPLSKQLSFDNSYMRPKVKQLINNSPRKQKIMREAVSSNGRKDVIVKTMTKSASFKCVSSGLSNTESLNKTQSLKSPRSDEPGGWKPVKERNMMERKNSFVLDHPSGASTAKMDLKISQHSGNLSNTSEQDILSIKKGLENPNDLGRTEVKKQTSNSFKRYELCNPEDQRPFQVVPREGSCTNPIAIDRSHGDADSVLQRSMSLVRESFPREDKSRDSTHSSSSRQAASSGSRVFRCHKCNETGHATQFCPINKLRISALKPAADRSLRVSINKSNKWKDAIEAAKTKTQNRNKLSDQSECSTPSTEVSCEAASKDLQSNSSGLKALPLEGTSDGKAVLRSFDANFGRREPVIDMQQAKHPVEASYLSKASDSNAILTNTDSSNAKPSTQILHDQSSLLANPFGASVIPEQENIWQGGFEVLRTGGLPEFFDGIQAHLSTCASPNVLEVVSQFPCKLQLDEAPCFRLWPLQFQGISPKEDNIAIYFFAKDIESYERTYGKLLEDMLKNDLALRGNINEVEILIFPSNKLPENCQRWNMLFFLWGVFRGRTECSKILPDLQKQACQFKLSTDTLVQEFSSPLFEASTSRKINSHESSVKELSRNISHEGSDKELSRNNRSVNMEAMKSNIWVDLQPISSSGIKDEICNTKESSFVQNTSCQLASGSISLSCSSDSRGQLCSLLGTCPEPDLQMSTKDFCPALKGEAMYLEKSGSDIDGKAPVRIHATSIENLNSVLPTQAISSYFGQDGEGRGNGEKMRGKEGSMKHEASIDNELQEHLMEIDHLSWESRPSRKRAYSSSIDIVTRASGEPSKSTDEIILWSERANFISLEGEKRCKKMRSCSEIHANSSSRDENTTNNLSSKVHPLLSGYVNEQQHVHGFYSGTGMTENPRSAEKFFFPADSGPVRNVVSENLTHVLYSEDEGMPESSSPDLELALGGKKKSSEKEVLSLLFPLGDRQGSQEELPGPAVDDEDDMSAALSLSLAFPGTEKKQKDKTILRTEQLLPERPCVNTSLLLFGRFIGT; translated from the exons ATGAGGAAGCTTGCGGACCGGCCTCTGAAAGAGCTCTATGATCGCACCGAAAGGATCTCGGCACCGGAG ATAACACCAGTCCTGCAAGGGAGTTGTCGCATCCAAGGACCTGTTGATGAGTCGGACCACGAATTTCAAAGGATGAACGTG GGTTTTTTACAATCTGAAAAAAGCTATATGTTTATAGACGATGGCCTTCAGATGAGGGCAGAATCTGGGACATGCAATGTGTGCTTTGCTCCTTGCTCCTCTTGTATGCATCGTAATATGTCAGCCATGATGTCAAAAGTTGAATGTGGGTTTTCTGACAGTATCTGTGAGAGAAAAGAAACTGATAGTTGTTCATTCATTGGTGTTGATGAGTTGcctcccactaagagcagagcaTGTGATAACCAACAACATGCAGCTAGTGACACAAGCAATTTAATAAGCACAAGCTCGAGCCATGATTCATATTCTGAAAATGCCGAAAGTAAAgcaactctgagagcttctgctTTGTATGATGCATCTGAAGATGTTGACATGCCTCCAAAAGTGTCTTTAGGTGATGCGGCAGAAGAAGATCAGCCTCTTCGAAAGGCTACTGGGACTAGTCACAGGCTAAATCCCTCATGCTGCCACTCTGCATCTGATTCGCACCTTGGGATGTTTTTACATCGAGATGAAGAGCAGCGTGGACTAGAATGCCATGGGGATAATTTGTCATGTATCACTGGAGTCAGAGATGCCAATACTCCAGCCTGTTATCGGAATGTCGACCTAGACAAGAAAGATACATCATGTAGTTCTGCATCGACCTATGatttacttgctaaagaaaatgagATGGAGGTACAGGTGGATGCCTGTCATGGATCTCATCATCATGAAATAGAAGCAAGTGAAAGTAAATCAAGAGAACTAAGCACATGCCCTCTGGAATCTTCATGGAAGAAGAGCTCAAGTGGTAGCTCTGTAAATGCTGCCTTTTCTCACAAGTCTGACCCTGTAGAGTTACCTCCCACAAAAAAAGAATTGTCTACCAAAATGCTGTCTTCACATCCCCATTCCCAAAGTGGATGTGTCGACTGTAGTCTTGATTCTAAGGATTTGGAAGGATATCTAACTTCTCAACATCAAGAAGAGCCTTCTGAATGCTcaatgaatgatgtcaaatcttcACCTGGAGGACCATTGGTTTCCACAAGTATTGATGGGCAGAAGTCTGCTGCACTCCCAAGTTATGAAGATAGTAAACTGAGTCAAATCAGAGGTGACTCCTCTTCGAGGGCTTTAAAGAACCATGATTCATGCCTTGAAACTGAAGCTGCCATGGATGGTGAGAATCCATCAGATGAAGCTACTAAATGCAGGAACACTTGTGAGCAATTTGGAAAGAATGGTTCCTTATTGGAGGCATCGAATGTGCAAGGGCCTGACATGCAACAGCATCTGATTACTAAGGTGGAAAATTCTGAATCAGACAGTGGATTAGATGAT GTAAAGGTATGTGATATATGTGGGGATGCAGGTGTGGAAGAACTTCTGGCTACATGTAGTAGATGCAGTGATGGTGCAGAGCACAC TTATTGCATGCGAATTAAGTTGGACAAAATTCCAGAAGGTGAATGGTTATGTGAAGAATGCCAACTCAAGGAGGATGCTGAAAACAAAAAAACGGATAAATCTGATTCAGTTTCTGGAACATCAAAAGTAGATATCTTGAAAGAAAAGAGtcagaattttgggagcaatttgaACCCTAAAAGTGTACCTAAGTTGGATATTGAAGCCATTGATACAGAAGTGAGAGGGTCTACTAAAGGAATGCAAAGTCCACAAAAATCAGCCCAGAGGCATGCAGACAGCCCGGAGGTTACTTCAATGAACAGCAGAATGATCCCTGAAATAGGTGGTGGGTCCATAGGAATATCCAGTCCAAGGAAAAATGCTGTCATGTCTCGAGAGAGTTCATTTAAGAGCCTGGATTTTGGAAAGGTAAAGCCAACCAACCTGGCTCCATCTTTCAAAGGTCAGACAACAAATGGTTCCCAGGCTATCTCCCGCTCACATACCTCAAGCTCTAACGCATCAAAGGTTCAAGCACAACTTAACTCAACTAGAG GGCCACTTTCAAAGCAGCTTTCATTTGACAACTCGTACATGAGGCCAAAGGTCAAACAGTTGATCAACAATTCACCTCGGAAGCAAAAAATTATGAGAGAAGCTGTTTCTAGCAATGGTAGGAAGGATGTAATAGTCAAAACAATGACGAAGTCTGCATCATTCAAATGTGTAAGCTCAGGCCTCTCCAATACTGAATCATTAAATAAAACCCAATCACTTAAATCACCTCGATCTGATGAACCTGGAGGCTGGAAACCTGTGAAAGAAAGGAATATGATGGAAAGGAAGAATTCTTTTGTTCTAGATCATCCTTCTGGCGCATCTACTGCAAAGATGGATCTGAAGATTTCACAGCATAGTGGAAACTTAAGTAATACGTCTGAACAGGACATACTCAGCATCAAAAAGGGACTAGAAAATCCTAACGATTTAG GACGTACTGAAGTGAAGAAGCAGACATCAAATTCTTTTAAAAGATATGAATTGTGCAATCCTGAGGATCAAAGGCCATTCCAAGTTGTCCCTAGGGAAGGTTCTTGCACAAATCCCATTGCTATTGATAGATCACATGGTGATGCTGACTCAGTACTGCAGCGCAGTATGTCTCTGGTTCGAGAATCCTTCCCTCGAGAAGATAAAAGCAGGGATTCTACTCATTCTAGCAGTTCAAGACAGGCTGCTTCAAGTGGAAGTCGAGTATTTCGTTGTCATAAATGTAATGAAACAGGTCATGCAACTCAGTTTTGCCCAATCAACAAACTTCGCATATCTGCTCTTAAACCTGCTGCTGATAGAAGTTTAAGAGTAAGCATTAATAAAAGCAATAAATGGAAAGACGCAATTGAAGCAGCAAAAACTAAAACACAGAATAGAAATAAATTGTCAGACCAGTCTGAGTGTTCAACACCGAGTACTGAAGTGAGTTGCGAAGCAGCTTCCAAAGATCTCCAGTCAAATTCAAGTGGTCTGAAGGCCTTGCCTCTGGAAGGGACATCTGATGGGAAAGCTGTTTTGAGAAGCTTTGATGCTAATTTTGGCAGAAGAGAACCTGTGATTGACATGCAGCAAGCTAAACACCCTGTTGAAGCCTCATATCTTTCTAAAGCAAGTGATTCCAATGCCATTCTTACCAATACTGATAGTTCAAACGCGAAGCCTTCAACTCAAATTTTGCACGATCAATCTTCTCTACTTGCAAACCCATTTGGTGCTTCAGTAATCCCTGAACAAGAAAATATATGGCA AGGTGGTTTTGAGGTGCTTAGGACTGGAGGGCTTCCTGAATTTTTTGATGGGATTCAAGCTCACCTGTCAACTTGTGCGTCACCTAATGTGCTTGAAGTGGTCAGCCAGTTTCCTTGCAAACTGCAACTAGATGAAGCTCCTTGCTTTAGGTTGTGGCCGTTGCAATTTCAGGGAATTAGTCCTAAGGAAGATAATATTGCCATTTATTTCTTTGCCAAAGATATCGAGAG TTATGAAAGGACTTATGGGAAGCTGTTGGAAGATATGCTTAAAAATGATTTAGCCCTTAGAGGGAATATCAATGAGGTTGAGATTCTTATTTTCCCATCAAATAAACTACCAGAAAACTGCCAAC GTTGGAATATGTTATTCTTCCTCTGGGGTGTCTTCAGAGGAAGGACAGAGTGCTCAAAAATCCTGCCTGATTTACAGAAGCAGGCTTGTCAGTTCAAGTTAAGCACAGATACCTTGGTGCAAGAATTTTCTTCCCCTCTCTTTGAAGCTTCTACCTCTCGGAAAATAAATTCCCATGAGAGTTCAGTTAAGGAATTATCTAGGAATATTTCCCATGAGGGTTCAGATAAGGAATTATCCAGGAATAATAGATCAGTCAACATGGAAGCAATGAAATCCAATATTTGGGTGGATTTGCAGCCTATTTCTTCTTCTGGTATTAAGGATGAGATCTGCAACACAAAGGAGTCTTCTTTTGTTCAAAATACTTCATGTCAGCTAGCTTCAGGTTCGATCTCTCTAAGCTGCTCGTCAGATAGCCGAGGCCAGCTGTGCAGCTTGCTTGGTACTTGTCCAGAGCCTGACCTTCAGATGAGTACCAAGGACTTCTGCCCTGCATTGAAAGGGGAGGCCATGTACCTG GAGAAATCTGGTAGTGACATTGATGGCAAAGCCCCAGTACGCATTCATGCAACTAGCATAGAAAATCTGAACAGTGTATTGCCTACACAAGCAATTTCTTCATATTTTGGACAAG ATGGTGAAGGAAGAGGAAACGGTGAAAAAATGAGGGGGAAAGAAGGATCAATGAAACATGAAGCTAGTATAGATAATGAGCTGCAGGAACAcctgatggagatcgaccacCTCAGCTGGGAGTCGAGGCCTAGCAGGAAACGTGCATACTCATCTTCCATAGATATAGTTACACGTGCTTCTGGTGAACCCTCGAAGAGCACTGATGAAATAATTCTTTGGAGTGAGAGAGCAAACTTCATTTCTCTTGAAGGTGAAAAAAGATGCAAGAAGATGAGGAGTTGCAGTGAGATACATGCTAATAGTAGTTCTAGGGATGAAAATACAACTAATAATTTATCATCTAAGGTACATCCTTTGCTATCTGGCTATGTCAATGAGCAGCAACACGTTCATGGTTTCTACAGTGGAACAGGGATGACTGAGAACCCAAGGAGTGCTGAAAAGTTTTTCTTTCCTGCGGATTCAGGTCCTGTCAGAAATGTTGTATCAGAGAACCTCACACATGTTCTTTATTCAGAGGACGAAGGCATGCCAGAGTCCAGTAGTCCAGATCTTGAACTAGCACTTGGGGGCAAGAAGAAATCATCGGAAAAGGAAGTCTTGTCATTGCTTTTCCCTTTGGGTGACAGACAAGGCAGCCAAGAAGAACTCCCAGGTCCTGCAGTGGATGATGAAGATGATATGTCAGCAGCACTGTCTCTATCCCTCGCCTTTCCTGGCACAGAGAAGAAACAAAAGGACAAAACTATTTTAAGAACGGAGCAGCTTTTGCCAGAGAGGCCTTGCGTTAATACTTCTTTGCTTCTATTTGGCAGGTTTATTGGCACTTGA